The proteins below come from a single Mangifera indica cultivar Alphonso chromosome 16, CATAS_Mindica_2.1, whole genome shotgun sequence genomic window:
- the LOC123198645 gene encoding uncharacterized protein LOC123198645: protein MNTRVRTALQSMGSPLKHEKKEEMETQGSKGLGAGKAVSNRRRSYGERKMALLQDVDKLKRKLRHEENVHRALERAFTRPLGSLPRLPPYLPPYTLELLAEVAVLEEEVVRLEEQVVNFRQGLYQEAVYISSKGNAENSNDSDQLSLRSHKHQRSKSFSCNEINSASTPARPQPSLGRSTSSRKISSTDAINDRTTSHCFIRTLNGKQSSVKPNSSSFHSEDRQGKENRSCSNSMKDKQSPKKKIAKVVTPVKRLPIKNESHDPKGVDRLKLQLECRLEDQEKAQESCSGSSNDRLSEVDISPNKLSEDILRCLCRIFVRISTLKDKAVDFCESNGGSTWAPFGAHSEVSQGDIGPYKNLCAIEASSLDLNRTTNALFLIHRLKFLFGKLAVVNLEDLTHQQKLAFWINTYNSCIMNAFLEHGIPDTPEIVVAIMQKATIVVGGHLLNAITIEHFILRLPYHLKFTYPKAAKNDEMKVRSIFGLEWPEPLVTFALCCGSWSSPAVRVYTSSQVAEELESAKRDYLHAAVGISSTNKLIIPKLLDWYLLDFAKDLDSLLDWICLQLPDEIRSAALKCLERKNREPISHLVQIMPYDFSFRLLLHR from the exons ATGAATACAAGAGTTCGCACTGCTCTTCAGTCTATGGGGTCCCCTTTAAAGCATGAAAAA aaGGAAGAAATGGAGACTCAGGGGAGCAAAGGACTTGGTGCCGGCAAAGCTGTCTCCAACCGGCGTCGATCCTATGGGGAAAGGAAAATGGCCTTATTACAAGAT GTTGATAAGCTAAAGAGGAAGCTCAGACATGAAGAGAATGTTCATAGAGCTTTGGAAAGGGCATTTACTAGGCCTTTGGGGTCTCTTCCCCGTCTTCCTCCTTATCTCCCTCCATAT ACATTGGAACTACTTGCTGAAGTAGCTGTTTTGGAAGAGGAGGTTGTTAGGCTTGAAGAACAAGTTGTGAATTTTAGGCAAGGTCTGTATCAGGAAGCAGTTTACATTTCCTCTAAGGGGAATGCTGAGAATTCAAATGATTCTGATCAATTGTCTCTTAGAAGTCATAAACACCAGCGGTCTAAATCTTTCTCCTGTAATGAGATCAATTCGGCATCAACGCCAGCCAGGCCTCAACCTTCTCTTGGCCGAAGTACTTCAAGCAGAAAGATATCGTCCACAGATGCCATCAATGATCGAACGACATCACACTGTTTTATTAGGACATTGAATGGAAAACAATCTTCAGTTAAACCCAATTCCTCTTCATTTCATTCTGAAGATAGGCAAGGAAAAGAGAACCGTTCATGTTCCAACTCTATGAAGGATAAGCAAtctccaaaaaagaaaattgccAAAGTTGTTACCCCAGTTAAGAGACTTCCAATCAAGAATGAATCACATGATCCCAAGGGTGTTGATCGTTTGAAGTTGCAG CTTGAATGTAGATTAGAGGACCAGGAAAAAGCACAAGAGAGCTGTTCTGGTTCATCCAATGATAGATTATCAGAAGTTGACATCTCACCAAACAAATTATCTGAGGATATTCTTCGATGCTTGTGTAGAATTTTTGTAAGGATTAGCACACTGAAGGACAAAGCAGTGGATTTTTGTGAAAGCAATGGAGGAAGTACTTGGGCTCCTTTTGGTGCCCACTCTGAAGTCAGCCAAGGTGATATTGGTCCATATAAGAATCTCTGTGCAATTGAAGCAAGCTCACTTGATCTCAACCGAACCACAAATGCATTGTTTCTGATTCATAGGCTgaa GTTCCTGTTTGGGAAGCTTGCTGTTGTCAATTTAGAAGATCTTACTCATCAACAAAAGCTTGCATTCTGGATTAACACTTACAATTCATGCATTATGAAT GCATTTCTAGAACATGGGATCCCAGACACTCCTGAAATTGTTGTGGCAATTATGCAGAAG GCAACTATAGTTGTGGGGGGACACTTGCTCAATGCAATAACAATTGAGCACTTCATCTTGAGATTGCCATATCACTTAAAATTT ACATATCCCAAAGCTGCTAAAAATGATGAGATGAAAGTGCGCAGTATATTCGGATTGGAATGGCCTGAGCCCTTGGTTACATTTGCACTCTGCTGTGGGAGCTGGTCCTCCCCTGCT GTGAGGGTGTACACTTCATCTCAAGTTGCAGAAGAGTTGGAAAGTGCCAAGAGGGACTATCTACATGCAGCTGTTGGCATTTCAAGCACAAACAAGTTGATAATCCCCAAGCTGCTGGATTGGTATCTTCTTGACTTTGCAAAGGACTTAGACTCATTACTGGATTGGATTTGCCTGCAGCTACCAGATGAAATCAGAAGTGCTGCACTTAAATGCCTTGAGAGAAAGAACAGAGAGCCCATTTCCCACTTGGTGCAAATAATGCCATATGACTTCAGTTTCAGGTTGCTTTTACACCGGTAA
- the LOC123199136 gene encoding uncharacterized protein LOC123199136: MELQTLTITAPLLLTMLYNRGLFWPANSFHFMLVLSCTFFVLATCGPCSIDGMKKSAEYDACRSYGGYQGAGLHDVIVGDTNMGYVIRTSVTHLNIENICTSSNSFCFPSTLPGLFSEDHKPRENSLEVSRIQSDDSLPVGSTETRKIASNKTWSSDYGTFGLLNGKTVSCSLNFKERIHELSSIQTDCGDQSDFSSCRGTSLNQHSTNGRLNMKSEMSKPGSFDTSSSPNVEISPPVLDWGHKNLFFPSVAFLTVANSCNDSILHVYEPFSTNAQFYPCNFSEILLEPREVASICFVFLPRWLGLSESQLILQTSSGGFLVSAKGFGIESPYKIQPLMDLDVPSSGRLSKNLSLFNPFDETLQVKEVTAWVSVSLGNTTYQTEANCGVGHFLNSDETNLLSVKDWLVVDSGQVGSLLMAMRPHTNWGIGSRSSESIVEIDFSLGLEGKILGAFCLQLIRSSQNISDTVIVPLEVDLDRRAAYGDLSGPVLVSLQSLVAQDTGGTVVSISLRNRASYMLNLVSISEVADTKLFQIKYMEGLLLFPGTVTEVAVISCTQLPVELHNSFPEVSNMNRNCKLFLLINDSSSPQIEIPCQDIIRVCSRHQKDSTIGYEYKAGSVKSGNARTGSLGDGVKLPSEIEALETAEADELVLTNWKSQGLTIGMSVLDDHEVLFPMVQVGNHHSKWITVKNPSHHPVVMQLILNSGEIIDGCRGTDGLIQPPSSGSLEFTRPTRYGFSIAESAVTEAFVHPHSSASFGPILFTPSDRCAWRSSALIRNNLSGVEWVPLRGCGGLLSLVLLEGSEPIESVEFSLDLPVTHNVTPDMLFQVEDTRYACSQPLSKELYVKNTGDLPLEVRSIRISGTECGLDGFRVHTCRGFLLEPGESTTLLISYQTDFSAAMVHRDLELTLATGIFVIPIKANLPVIMLNVCKKSVFWRLRKFSIAIIFAACVIILVFYFLYPQVMATGSPDCIYTDEKHSINTTRSAGKSSHVHCYQRNGKSSVPSETHCLLSSVGKGKTSKQASVDGYCESKKESQEQNVNAQPAEKTLENHTHANGFSDTLGKRGLQSLPPKPVAEDSDTVEASQTDNLTVRTGKEKARRRRKKKGACTGVTGLLEVSSSQSGNSTPSSPLSPITPLTSTRTGVASPDFDQSTESRNPVTHIADQHCQKVQVPEPMSQAKKLKPQLSPVKSIEPPLSQAKVLEPQLSQPKVLEPHLSQAEVLDPHLPGRYRNNNWYISTPAQSRVASKPVLLPSATFPCAGKAVRSAVCSTSPLTSTSTVASHARAPGSKIYDQKTVKGEPAGLRDEYTYDIWGDHFSGLGLMGSSKDATAVNSSAMVSHSDSFFVSGPQDLRTDSQSRSVSCSNDEG; this comes from the exons ATGGAGTTACAAACCCTAACGATTACTGCTCCACTGCTACTTACCATGCTTTACAACCG GGGATTGTTTTGGCCAGCtaattcatttcattttatgTTGGTACTGTCATGCACCTTTTTTGTGCTTGCTACATGTGGACCCTGTTCGATCGATGGGATGAAGAAATCAGCCGAGTATGATGCATGCAGGTCTTATGGAGGTTATCAGGGGGCGGGTCTTCACGATGTTATTGTTGGTGATACTAATATGGGCTATGTTATACGAACTTCAGTTACTCATCTAAATATTGAGAATATCTGTACTAGTTCCAATTCATTCTGCTTTCCTTCAACATTGCCTGGTCTTTTTTCAGAAGACCATAAACCCAGGGAAAATTCTTTAGAGGTTTCTAGGATTCAGTCTGATGATTCATTACCAGTAGGATCAACTGAGACTCGGAAGATAGCAAGTAACAAAACCTGGTCATCAGACTATGGAACATTTGGATTATTAAATGGAAAGACTGTTTCATGTTCCTTGAACTTCAAGGAGAGAATCCATGAACTGTCATCCATTCAAACTGATTGTGGTGATCAAAGTGATTTTTCTTCATGTAGAGGAACTTCACTAAATCAGCATAGTACTAATGGCAGGTTGAACATGAAGTCTGAGATGAGCAAACCAGGTTCATTTGATACATCTTCTTCACCTAATGTAGAGATAAGCCCTCCTGTCTTGGATTGGGGAcataagaatttatttttcccttCGGTAGCTTTTCTAACAGTAGCGAATTCCTGTAATGACAGCATCTTACATGTATATGAACCTTTTAGTACCAACGCACAGTTCTATCCATGCAACTTTAGTGAAATTTTACTTGAACCTCGGGAAGTGGCTTCAATATGTTTTGTGTTTTTACCTAGATGGTTAGGGTTGTCAGAATCTCAGTTGATCTTGCAGACAAGTTCTGGTGGTTTTCTGGTTTCTGCTAAAGGCTTTGGTATTGAGTCTCCTTACAAGATTCAGCCTTTAATGGACTTGGATGTTCCCTCTAGTGGGCGGCTCAGTAAGAATTTATCCTTATTTAATCCATTTGATGAAACCCTCCAGGTGAAGGAAGTAACTGCATGGGTATCAGTTTCTCTAGGGAATACCACCTATCAAACTGAAGCAAATTGTGGCGTAGGACATTTTCTGAATTCTGATGAGACCAACTTGCTTAGTGTTAAAGATTGGTTGGTTGTGGACAGTGGTCAAGTTGGTTCTCTGCTGATGGCTATGAGACCCCATACAAACTGGGGGATTGGTTCGCGCAGTAGTGAGTCGATTGTAGAGATAGATTTCTCATTAGGATTAGAAGGAAAAATTCTGGGTGCATTTTGTTTGCAGTTGATAAGGTCTTCACAGAACATATCTGATACAGTTATAGTTCCTCTTGAAGTTGATCTAGATAGGAGAGCAGCCTATGGAGATCTTAGTGGTCCTGTTTTAGTTTCGCTTCAGTCACTGGTGGCACAGGATACTGGTGGGACTGTTGTTTCCATTTCTCTCAGAAATAGAGCTTCTTACATGTTGAATCTTGTCAGCATTAGTGAAGTTGCAGACACAAAGCTTTTCCAGATCAAGTATATGGAAGGCTTGCTACTTTTTCCAGGAACAGTCACAGAAGTTGCTGTTATTTCTTGTACTCAATTGCCTGTTGAATTACATAATTCTTTTCCTGAAGTTTCTAATATGAACAGAAATTGTAAACTGTTTCTACTGATAAATGACTCAAGCAGTCCTCAGATTGAAATTCCTTGCCAGGATATAATCCGTGTTTGTTCAAGACATCAAAAGGATTCAACCATTGGATACGAATACAAGGCTGGAAGTGTCAAATCTGGGAATGCTAGGACAGGGTCCTTAGGTGATGGTGTGAAATTGCCCTCAGAGATTGAG GCACTGGAGACCGCGGAAGCTGATGAATTGGTGCTCACAAACTGGAAATCTCAAGGTTTAACAATTGGTATGTCTGTGCTTGATGATCATGAAGTACTGTTCCCCATGGTTCAGGTTGGCAATCACCACTCCAAATGGATCACTGTTAAGAATCCCAGTCACCACCCAGTCGTGATGCAGCTTATTCTCAATTCTGGTGAAATCATTGATGGATGCAGGGGCACAGATGGCTTGATACAGCCACCATCATCTGGTAGTTTGGAATTTACTAGACCAACAAGATATGGCTTCTCAATTGCAGAGAGTGCAGTAACAGAGGCTTTTGTTCATCCTCACAGTTCAGCATCTTTTGGGCCAATATTATTTACTCCTTCAGATCGATGTGCTTGGAGAAGTTCTGCCCTGATAAGGAACAACCTTTCCGGTGTAGAGTGGGTGCCTTTGAGGGGATGTGGAGGTTTACTTTCACTAGTGTTGTTGGAGGGGTCTGAGCCCATTGAAAGTGTAGAGTTCAGCCTTGATTTGCCAGTTACTCATAATGTCACTCCAGACATGCTATTTCAAGTGGAGGATACTAGGTATGCTTGTTCGCAGCCATTGTCAAAAGAACTCTATGTCAAGAACACAGGAGATTTGCCACTGGAGGTAAGAAGTATTAGAATTTCTGGGACTGAATGTGGTCTGGATGGGTTTAGGGTCCACACCTGTAGAGGTTTTCTTCTTGAACCTGGGGAGTCAACCACGCTTCTGATATCATACCAGACTGACTTTTCTGCAGCCATGGTGCATAGGGATCTTGAATTGACCTTGGCTACTGGTATTTTTGTAATACCCATTAAGGCAAACCTTCCTGTTATAATGCTTAATGTCTGTAAGAAATCAGTCTTCTGGCGATTGAGGAAATTCTCCATAGCAATTATTTTTGCTGCATGTGTAAtcattttggtcttttatttcctttatcccCAAGTGATGGCCACTGGCTCCCCGGATTGCATCTATACAGACGAGAAACATTCTATTAATACTACGAGGAGTGCTGGGAAGTCTTCTCATGTACATTGTTACCAGAGAAACGGCAAAAGTTCTGTACCTAGTGAAACGCATTGTTTGTTGAGTTCAGTTGGGAAAGGCAAAACATCTAAGCAAGCATCTGTTGATGGGTATTGTGAAAGTAAAAAGGAATCCCAGGAGCAGAATGTGAATGCTCAGCCTGCAGAGAAAACTTTGGAAAATCATACACATGCCAATGGTTTCTCTGATACGCTAGGCAAAAGAGGATTGCAATCTCTGCCTCCAAAACCTGTGGCAGAGGATTCTGATACAGTGGAAGCATCTCAAACTGATAACCTAACGGTTCGGACTGGAAAAGAGAAGGCACGAAGGCGAAGGAAGAAGAAGGGTGCTTGCACAGGAGTAACAGGACTACTTGAAGTTTCAAGTAGTCAAAGTGGAAATTCTACACCTTCATCTCCATTGTCTCCAATCACACCTCTCACTTCTACCCGGACCGGGGTGGCATCTCCTGATTTCGACCAATCCACTGAGTCCAGAAATCCAGTTACTCATATCGCTGACCAACACTGTCAGAAGGTTCAAGTTCCTGAACCAATGTCTCAGGCAAAAAAATTGAAGCCCCAGCTTTCTCCAGTAAAATCGATTGAGCCCCCGCTTTCTCAGGCAAAAGTATTGGAGCCCCAACTTTCACAGCCAAAGGTATTGGAGCCCCATCTTTCTCAGGCTGAAGTATTGGATCCTCATCTTCCTGGGAGGTACCGTAATAACAACTGGTATATTTCTACTCCAGCACAAAGCAGAGTTGCTAGTAAACCTGTTTTATTGCCTTCTGCCACTTTCCCTTGCGCTGGTAAAGCTGTTCGAAGTGCAGTGTGCTCTACATCTCCATTGACTTCAACATCCACTGTTGCATCTCATGCACGAGCTCCTGGATCAAAAATTTACGACCAGAAAACTGTTAAAGGAGAGCCAGCAGGGCTTAGAGATGaatatacatatgatatatgGGGTGATCATTTTTCTGGACTTGGTTTGATGGGCAGCTCCAAAGATGCAACTGCTGTGAATTCTAGTGCAATGGTAAGCCACTCTGATAGCTTCTTTGTAAGTGGACCACAGGACCTTAGGACAGATTCACAATCAAGATCTGTAAGTTGTTCCAATGATGAGGGTTAA